Within the Bacillus sp. FSL K6-3431 genome, the region GTAAAAGCAATGGGACTAACCGATTTACGTATGATGGGATATCGAGATAAAACACTTGAATTTGAAAATGATGAAAAGCTTGCGAATATGGTATTTCAATTAATTGATGAGCTAAATCCTTCACTCGTCATCTCTTTTTATCCAGGATATTCTGTTCATCCTGATCACGAAGCAACAGCAAGAGCAGTCGTCCGTGCTGTTCGCAGGCTACCAAAAGATAGTCGTCCAAAACTGCACTGCGTTGCTTTTTCAAATAATCATGAAGCGGAAATCGGACCAGCTGACATTGTTTATGACGTGAGCGATGCTTGGGAACAGAAATTTAATACATTAAAAGCACATATTTCTCAAACTGCTTGGATGCTTATTGAGTTAGAAGAACATATATCAGAAAAAAATCCAGATTTAATTGCTCGTTGGCAAAAAGAGCGTTTTTGGACATATGATTGGGAAAAAGATAAAGTTTTATAAGAAAACCTGAGGAAATTAACTTCTTTCCTCAGGTTTTTTTATCAATTTGACTCTTTTTTTCAGAAAAACATTTGGATTC harbors:
- the bshB2 gene encoding bacillithiol biosynthesis deacetylase BshB2; its protein translation is MEKERRVLVVFPHPDDEAFGVSGTIATYIKQGTPVTYACLTLGEMGRNLGNPPFATRESLPKIRKAELEAAVKAMGLTDLRMMGYRDKTLEFENDEKLANMVFQLIDELNPSLVISFYPGYSVHPDHEATARAVVRAVRRLPKDSRPKLHCVAFSNNHEAEIGPADIVYDVSDAWEQKFNTLKAHISQTAWMLIELEEHISEKNPDLIARWQKERFWTYDWEKDKVL